Proteins from a genomic interval of Helicoverpa armigera isolate CAAS_96S chromosome 9, ASM3070526v1, whole genome shotgun sequence:
- the LOC110371533 gene encoding sugar transporter SWEET1 has protein sequence MQLSDFENIVSSLAVITTVLQFLSGALVCKQYVVNKTTAETSSLPFVCGMLCGCLWFLYGIINRDNIIVLVNTIGVTLMISYTAVFYIYTFKKSTVLKQVFGTVVFVILILVYFFLEVNDQALFDTLGLLACSFTIITIAAPLSKLQYVLRVKSTECLPFPMILMSFFVSLLWFLYGTIKDDHFLWMTNLVGAALAVIQLSLFVIYPNKSQSPSLIKNIIA, from the exons ATGCAACTATCAGATTTCGAGAATATTGTAAGCAGTCTTGCTGTTATTACGACCGTTTTGCAGTTTTTATCTGGCGC CCTTGTGTGCAAACAATATGTTGTTAACAAAACGACTGCCGAGACTTCGTCACTGCCTTTTGTTTGCGGAATGctatg CGGCTGCCTGTGGTTTCTCTATGGAATAATAAATCGCGATAACATAATAGTTTTAGTCAATACAATAGGAGTAACGTTGATGATATCATACACAGcagtattttacatttatacatttaaaaaatcaactGTTTTAAAACAAGTTTTTGGTACAGTTGTGTTTGTGATACTTATAttagtttacttttttttagaagtgaatGATCAAGCACTGTTTGATACATTAG gacTATTGGCTTGTTCCTTTACCATAATAACAATAGCAGCCCCTTTGAGTAAACTGCAGTATGTATTAAGAGTAAAGAGCACGGAATGTCTGCCATTTCCTATGATACTGATGTCCTTCTTTGTATCTCTGCTGTGGTTTCTCTATGGTACAATAAAGGATGACCACTTTTTATGG ATGACAAACCTAGTGGGTGCTGCTCTGGCTGTGATTCAATTATCTTTGTTTGTTATATATCCAAACAAATCACAATCGCCaagcttaataaaaaatataatagcctaa